TAAATGGCAGTTTCACCATTTTTTTGACCTGTAACTTCTGAACGAACTGCTACTCCAATTCCACTAAAATTATTAGTAACATCTGTCATAAAATGGCTGACATGAGACAGAAATTCAATCATGGAACGTTGCTGCATTAACCACTTGGGAAAAACGTGTGCTGCAATCCAAGTTAGATGATTATAAAAATCTGGAACAGAGCCAAACTTAGTAATTACAGTTTTTACTGATGGGAAGGCGTGGGGCAGTGTAAATGTTTCTGGCATATCAAACCAGTAAACTCCACTACGTCTATATGGCGATGGAAACTCAATTAATTCTCTTTCACTATAAGGCTTGACTATATTCCATTTTCCATCTATCCAAGCTTCAAAAGGATACTGTAACCCCAGAAAAGTTGTTCGCATCACTGTAATACCAGCACCACCAGAACCAGAAACTAAATAACTTAAATGGATCTTTTCTGCTTGGTCAAATTGTTCAACTCCCTGGCGTACCATGCTATTAGAAATACCAGGAAAAATGCCAGTGTTAATAATTGCTGTCACACCAGCAGCAGCAGCTTTTTCATGATAATTTAGAGCTTTGCTGGTATAAGAACGGTGGTCGCTGACATCTAAATAATTAACGCCTTGGGCAATACAGGTTTCAAGAACATTAGTATCTCTGTAGTGAAATGGGCCAGCACAGTGAATGACTAAATTAGAGTTTGCGATCGCATCTCGCAACTTGTCAACTTCTGCCAAGTCTAATATCAAAAACTGCACTTGTCCCCCCGAAGACAAGCTAACAGCCTTGCCAAACTCCGCAGAACGCCCAGTAATCGTAATTTGAGCCTGCGTATGGGTAGCGAGATCCTGAGCAACACTGCTACCAATCCGCCCTCGTCCACCAATAATTAAAACGCTGTCTGTCATTACTCCGGGTCAGCAACACTACCCTTATTTCACCAGTTTTGCGTCCCCTTTGCCATCGGTTATAAGTATGATTTATACTGTTTAATAGAATTTTTTCTCTATATAATCTATATAAATAGTTGTAATTGAATTCAGAAGCCAGAAGACATCTCCAGAAATTAAATATGCGTTACCCTAACCCTTGTAGAGACGTAGCACTGCTACGTCAAAAAAATTCTTTTTCGGAGATGTCTAGAATTCAGAATTCAGATTGACAAAATACTATATTTGCGCTTCAATCTGCCTGACTACCGTTAACGCCGAGTAACTCACCCCAGCAGTACCTTCCCCTGGATGGGTCGAGTCACCAACTAACCACAAATTTTCAATGGGTGTTCGATTGGCGAAACCAAAGGGGCCAAAAGTAGGTATTCTTTGACCAATACCGCCAACTATACCGCGATCGCGCCCTGTGAAATGGGCAAAGGTGCGGGGTGTGGCGGCTTCTTGATAAATAATCGTTTCTGGTTTGAGATAAAAGTATTCAGCAAGACGTGCGATCGCTTCTTGGGTAAACTTTTCTTTTAGTCCTTCATAATCATCAGTCTGCCACCACTGTGCAGGATCGACAAATGAAGAGGCGATAATTGTTGCTTTCCCCTCCGGTGCGCGACCATCTCCAGGATGACTGACGGAAACAAATAGGGAATTATTTTCGCCAATGGGGCCATTGACATCGTACAGAAATTGCAGGTGGGGAGGACACTCAGGCGGAATCGCGCTAGCATCTACACCCAAATACACCACAAATGCGCCCGATGCTTGGGGTAGTTTTTCCACCCGGTTTTTATATCCAGATGGCGCTTGTTCTCCCAATAACTGCACTAAGTTTTGCACGGTGACATTGCTAACTATGTGGTTGGCTGCTTCTGTCCAGACTTCGCCAGTTTTCTGATTTCTAATTACAACAGCAGTAGCTTTACCGTTTTCTACCTTGATTTGTTCTACATTATGGCGCATCAACAATTTACCGCCATCTCTCTCTAAGGATTGTACCAAGCGATCGCTCAACACCTGCATACTTCCCTGGAGGTGAAACAATCCTTGGGGCAGTTGGGATACACTCAACGCTGTAGCTGCGTAAAGTAATGCTGTCTCGTCTGCATTCACCTGGGAGTATAGTTTCAGTTGCAAATCTAAAAAAGTCCTCAGTCGTCGGTCATTTCCCAGTCCACATAAACGTAAAGCATCTCCTACGGTAAACAAGGTGAAGGGTACGGTAATTAATGTATTGGGACGTACCGCTTGGATTAGCTGCCACAAATCCCATAAATTACGCGGTGGTAGCACCGGGTCGCGTCCTTGGAATTCCCAACTGGCATCAAATAAAGTTGCCATCAATTGCCAAAACGGTTCGCTACCAGGAAACTGTTTTTGTCGTTCCGCTTTCCATTTCTCTTGGTCACGCCAAACGTTGATAGGTTTACTTTCCCCAGGTAAATACACCGCACAAGCAGGGTCACAAGGCGTTGCTGCCGGCAAATCTATTTGCA
This Nostoc sp. C052 DNA region includes the following protein-coding sequences:
- a CDS encoding saccharopine dehydrogenase family protein, with translation MTDSVLIIGGRGRIGSSVAQDLATHTQAQITITGRSAEFGKAVSLSSGGQVQFLILDLAEVDKLRDAIANSNLVIHCAGPFHYRDTNVLETCIAQGVNYLDVSDHRSYTSKALNYHEKAAAAGVTAIINTGIFPGISNSMVRQGVEQFDQAEKIHLSYLVSGSGGAGITVMRTTFLGLQYPFEAWIDGKWNIVKPYSERELIEFPSPYRRSGVYWFDMPETFTLPHAFPSVKTVITKFGSVPDFYNHLTWIAAHVFPKWLMQQRSMIEFLSHVSHFMTDVTNNFSGIGVAVRSEVTGQKNGETAIYCSTIAHENTAIASGCGTGSIAQLLLEGKLKKPGVFAVEEALPTNLFEEVMQSRGIKITHSWL
- the crtD gene encoding C-3',4' desaturase CrtD; its protein translation is MSSIYVDKSKSHVVVIGAGIGGLTAGALLAHRGYSVLILDQAIAPGGCASTFKRQGFTFDVGATQVAGLEAGGIHHRIFSELQIDLPAATPCDPACAVYLPGESKPINVWRDQEKWKAERQKQFPGSEPFWQLMATLFDASWEFQGRDPVLPPRNLWDLWQLIQAVRPNTLITVPFTLFTVGDALRLCGLGNDRRLRTFLDLQLKLYSQVNADETALLYAATALSVSQLPQGLFHLQGSMQVLSDRLVQSLERDGGKLLMRHNVEQIKVENGKATAVVIRNQKTGEVWTEAANHIVSNVTVQNLVQLLGEQAPSGYKNRVEKLPQASGAFVVYLGVDASAIPPECPPHLQFLYDVNGPIGENNSLFVSVSHPGDGRAPEGKATIIASSFVDPAQWWQTDDYEGLKEKFTQEAIARLAEYFYLKPETIIYQEAATPRTFAHFTGRDRGIVGGIGQRIPTFGPFGFANRTPIENLWLVGDSTHPGEGTAGVSYSALTVVRQIEAQI